Genomic window (Magnolia sinica isolate HGM2019 chromosome 10, MsV1, whole genome shotgun sequence):
tttacggtgtggcccacctgaggagagAAACTGCCTGAGCTTTGCAGTGGTTTTGAGAATTTATTCCCAACCAGACATACACGTGGAATTGGCAAACGTCTGTCTCTTTCAAAATCAGGTTTAGTGGTCCGCCGAACCAGCCAAAATTGTATTCTTGACTCCACCGCCTTATACAGGGACTGGAATTAATTGTCTACAATAGCACGCAAAACATCAACGCTCTCTTGGGCCAGAATTTTTacatatatgtaaaatccaatccgtctatctgGTGATAAACTTTATGTTATCCGTTCATAAAAAATATTCACCTCTAAAATTACTCAAATTGGCCACACCACGAGTGAAAATATAAAATTGCGCCTAAAACCACGAAGTTCACAAGTttaggcccacatgagtttttgattAAGATTAATTTTATATTTTCACATCATCCTACCCCTTAATGactgatgaacggttttgatgaaatAAAAACACTATTATTCCTCCACACACAAACATATGGTTTGTGTCCCATTTCCAtgtttccctatggtgtggcccaaaatAGCTTTGAATCTAGATGATTTTTTATGTTATTATATATAATTAATGATTGaagctgatggacggactggatttgaGACACATAACATCTTAGGCCCCAAACAGCTTGCGTGTTTTACGTGCGGCTTAATGCAGTTGTTGTCGAGTATTTCGGTCGCATGCAAAGGGTCCTGCCATAGAGATACGACTGGAATCGTCCAGAACACGCGCAAACGTTTTTTTCCAGGCTGATTTCACATGCCTGATGAACGACTTTGATGAAAAATACaccccatggtggctccacacaCAAACTTATGGTTTGCGTTCCATCTCCATTGttcccagtggtgtggcccacctgagtcgtCTATCTGGTTATTTTTTTGTCACTAAGGCGAATAGTTGAGGAACagagctgatggacggagtggatttcaagcagataacatggtgggcccacagagctgggGTATTTTGGGTGTTTTAGGTGCTGCGTGAAACAGATGTTGCCGAGAATATCGGTCCCGTAGATACGGACGCATGGTTGCCAGATGGCACAAAAACAGCTCATTCAGGTAAAGGACTTCTGCATGCAGAAAAGCCTTTGACGTGTCCGTTAGATCTAGATCGTTGAATTAGTGTAATTTTCGTACTTTAGTCCATCGATGGAGATTTTTATAGGATAAACGGTGCGGATCACGTTCCATGTCCCTACATACAGTGTTCAGCGGACACAAAAATGTCCCGCGGACTATAAACCTTTCCACACCGACTTTCCCCTCTGTTTCgctttgcctctgtcgcgactaaGAAACTACAGAATTTGTCGCAGTGTACTGGGACCCACTTTCTGAGTGGTCCGATGATCTAAAACCGTCCATGTCGTGGAGATGATAGGAAACTTACTATGATTATGACCATCACTATCTGTAGATGAACAACAAGTAAAAATATTCAACGGTTTATATTAAAATATACAAATCAAAGGTTATAATTATTCCTGAGATGTGATTATAAATTAATAGCTTATTTATCATAGTGAAGATAAGGTGGACGGTTAAAATCATCGTAATATCTGAGAAAGTTGGCCCATAACGGTGCGACGCACGATCTACGCTTAAACGCGAGAGAGGAGAAACAAACTTTCTTCTCCCTCCTATCTCGGCTCCCACCACTCGCTCACTCTTTGCCATTTAAAGAAACAGTTTCATATCAGCTTCGATTCGCAATCTTTCCATATTTGGTAAATTTCACTGGTGTTTCCCAGTTCTAAGGATTTATTAGGTGTTCTGTTTTGGATTTTAGGGCTTTTTCTATTGTGATTTTGGGTTAGGGTTATCTTTTGGAAACTAGGTTTTGTTTCCGATTGAAAttttgggttttttcttttttatttattaattgaatattagggatttccttcttcttcttcctcttcttcttcttctttggttcTAGGGTTTTGTTTGAGAGATTTGgtagtttttgttttggttttggattttagggtttctttttaatttttaattttattttttgagtcCTTAGTTTCTAtattagtttttttatttatttttacttgttTTAGGGGTTTGCTTGTTTgcgtttggatttttatttttatttttattttttggtttttggatTTTAGGGTTTGGTTGGAATTTTAGGCTTTTTATGTTGGGAATAGGATTTTGAAGTTTTGGTTGGTATTTAgggttttctttttgaattttagggttttggttttggatttagggttttggGGATATGCTGGTTCTGGGTGTGAATTCGAAGAGGCAGAGGCGGCCGAACGTTAGGTTGGTAGAGATAGGAGATGGTTCGGCAGCCTTTTCTTGTGGCATTCCTCAGAAACTTAAAGGAAATTGGGAGAAGGGATTGAAACTGGATCGAGTCTCACAGTTCGGCGCCTCAGAACCTGGTGTCTCACCTAGGGTTTCGGCTGAGGCACATAATCGGGAGAATCGGAATCCTAATTCTGGCAAAACAGTCTGGGAATTCACGTGTTCAGACGACGTTGATGTGGTTAAGCCGGAGCTGGATTTTGGAGAGTTTAATCCGAATTTGGATTCAGGAGCAGCTAGCCTAACATGTGATTTTGGAGCTGGAAAGCCGAAATCGAAATCTGGAGCGGTTAACCCGAAATTGGGTTTTGGAACAGTCAAGCCAAAGTTGGATTTTGGAACAGTGACCCGAAGAGGCAGGGTCATGAAGCGCCGGGGGCGGAGCACGAGAGGCAACAGCGGGATTGGTAGTGTTTGGAATTCTAGGGCTAGTCCTGATATCAGTAATAGAAATGATGATTTTGCCATTGGTTTGAAGGATTCTTCGTATCAAGAAGCTTCTGATATGAGCAAAGACGCATGTGATAATGAGTGTTTTGGACCTGTTTCAGACATGCAGATGCCTGGCGATTTGGATGGCTTTCAGATGTGGAATGGTTATTGCAAGGAAAGCAATGGTTTGTCTTCTGACTATGGCGATTTCTCGGATCACAAGATCAGCAAGGCCGACAGGGTGATGGTCGTTGGCACGGTTGTAAATAGCGTTGGTGTGTGGCTGGAGGAGCTTGGGTTTGGTAGGTATGCTGGTGTGTtcgaaatgcatgaagttgatgAGGAGACGTTGCCTTTACTCACCTTGGAAGACCTC
Coding sequences:
- the LOC131217418 gene encoding uncharacterized protein LOC131217418: MLVLGVNSKRQRRPNVRLVEIGDGSAAFSCGIPQKLKGNWEKGLKLDRVSQFGASEPGVSPRVSAEAHNRENRNPNSGKTVWEFTCSDDVDVVKPELDFGEFNPNLDSGAASLTCDFGAGKPKSKSGAVNPKLGFGTVKPKLDFGTVTRRGRVMKRRGRSTRGNSGIGSVWNSRASPDISNRNDDFAIGLKDSSYQEASDMSKDACDNECFGPVSDMQMPGDLDGFQMWNGYCKESNGLSSDYGDFSDHKISKADRVMVVGTVVNSVGVWLEELGFGRYAGVFEMHEVDEETLPLLTLEDLKEMGINAVGPRRKIFTAIQLLKETSSAQ